In Crassostrea angulata isolate pt1a10 chromosome 4, ASM2561291v2, whole genome shotgun sequence, one genomic interval encodes:
- the LOC128179706 gene encoding uncharacterized protein LOC128179706 isoform X3, producing the protein MKFPWKYFLTVILLVYIVSIYYIHSHVYERVAQLNDNHQNNQISLHPHVPPKQTLPHTRYYSVNAIGSVSFSSLKIAPDKTFTAWSKAKSSFCDDNFIGYDNLFAHLRNAYLDPSFSSGRLGGEAIERVLNQPEEKEFLVLKIGYFQINCKDDEVFNYRFKRGDHLVKWISVLRPALETTSREYINTLTIAVTRYEYANVYHTMTDWYNAFLMLVFFNVRSLSANILFVDSHPLGGLDTVWTTLFGRVVRAGQLQQALHFDTLIWNIQGYKSPMYHHDLPSIPHIEPFRIFFLGKHNIPDNKILNCDKLLIRFLWRRDYVAHPRNPKGTVSRKVKNEKEIEDSVAKLYPNHLIESFQTENMSMTDQLSAIVNTDILIGMHGAGLTLALFLPKHAGLIEIYPKYWSSDNAHFRAIARWRNLHYIHWQNVESKNEFTNHYTYVPPSVVHRLLSNTILNMCKAQKGHS; encoded by the coding sequence ATGAAATTTCCTTGGAAGTACTTTTTGACTGTGATCCTTCTGGTGTACATAGTCAGCATATATTATATTCACTCTCATGTCTACGAACGAGTCGCACAGCTAAATGATAACCATCAAAATAACCAGATTAGCCTACATCCTCACGTACCACCTAAACAGACATTACCACACACCCGATACTATTCTGTCAATGCCATTGGCAGTGTCTCCTTTTCGAGTCTTAAAATCGCTCCAGACAAAACCTTTACCGCATGGTCAAAAGCAAAGTCTTCCTTCTGTGACGATAATTTTATAGGCTATGATAATTTATTTGCTCACTTAAGGAATGCTTACCTTGATCCATCATTCAGTTCGGGTCGTTTAGGAGGCGAGGCTATTGAACGCGTGCTTAATCAGCCAGAAGAGAAGGAGTTCCTTGTCCTAAAAATTGGATATTTCCAAATCAACTGTAAAGATGATGAAGTATTCAATTACAGGTTTAAAAGAGGAGATCACTTAGTGAAGTGGATCTCGGTCCTGAGGCCTGCCTTAGAGACTACGTCACGTGAGTACATCAACACGTTGACTATCGCCGTGACTCGATACGAGTACGCCAATGTCTATCACACAATGACCGACTGGTATAATGCATTCCTTATGCTCGTGTTCTTCAATGTTCGGAGTCTAAGCGCCAATATTTTGTTCGTTGATAGCCATCCATTAGGAGGATTAGACACAGTTTGGACAACTTTGTTCGGAAGAGTTGTGCGAGCTGGTCAGCTGCAGCAAGCACTTCACTTCGATACTCTTATATGGAATATCCAAGGTTATAAAAGTCCCATGTATCATCACGATTTACCATCAATTCCACACATTGAAccatttagaatattttttcttGGAAAACACAACATTCCagacaacaaaatattgaattgtGATAAATTATTGATTCGTTTTCTTTGGAGACGAGATTATGTTGCTCATCCTAGAAATCCAAAAGGAACTGTGAGTCGCAAAGTCAAAAACGAGAAAGAAATTGAAGATTCCGTCGCTAAGTTGTACCCCAACCATTTAATTGAAAGTTTCCAGACGGAAAATATGAGTATGACTGACCAGCTATCTGCCATTGTTAACACGGACATTCTGATAGGCATGCACGGGGCGGGCCTAACACTGGCACTTTTCCTGCCCAAACACGCAGGACTCATAGAGATCTACCCCAAATATTGGTCCTCCGACAACGCCCATTTTAGGGCAATAGCAAGATGGAGAAATCTTCATTACATTCACTGGCAAAATGTGGAGAGCAAAAACGAATTCACAAATCATTACACATATGTCCCTCCTTCTGTGGTTCACAGATTGTTGTCTAATACTATTTTGAATATGTGCAAGGCTCAAAAAGGGCATAGCTAG
- the LOC128179706 gene encoding uncharacterized protein LOC128179706 isoform X1, producing the protein MDCVNFTGCRMKFPWKYFLTVILLVYIVSIYYIHSHVYERVAQLNDNHQNNQISLHPHVPPKQTLPHTRYYSVNAIGSVSFSSLKIAPDKTFTAWSKAKSSFCDDNFIGYDNLFAHLRNAYLDPSFSSGRLGGEAIERVLNQPEEKEFLVLKIGYFQINCKDDEVFNYRFKRGDHLVKWISVLRPALETTSREYINTLTIAVTRYEYANVYHTMTDWYNAFLMLVFFNVRSLSANILFVDSHPLGGLDTVWTTLFGRVVRAGQLQQALHFDTLIWNIQGYKSPMYHHDLPSIPHIEPFRIFFLGKHNIPDNKILNCDKLLIRFLWRRDYVAHPRNPKGTVSRKVKNEKEIEDSVAKLYPNHLIESFQTENMSMTDQLSAIVNTDILIGMHGAGLTLALFLPKHAGLIEIYPKYWSSDNAHFRAIARWRNLHYIHWQNVESKNEFTNHYTYVPPSVVHRLLSNTILNMCKAQKGHS; encoded by the coding sequence GATGCAGAATGAAATTTCCTTGGAAGTACTTTTTGACTGTGATCCTTCTGGTGTACATAGTCAGCATATATTATATTCACTCTCATGTCTACGAACGAGTCGCACAGCTAAATGATAACCATCAAAATAACCAGATTAGCCTACATCCTCACGTACCACCTAAACAGACATTACCACACACCCGATACTATTCTGTCAATGCCATTGGCAGTGTCTCCTTTTCGAGTCTTAAAATCGCTCCAGACAAAACCTTTACCGCATGGTCAAAAGCAAAGTCTTCCTTCTGTGACGATAATTTTATAGGCTATGATAATTTATTTGCTCACTTAAGGAATGCTTACCTTGATCCATCATTCAGTTCGGGTCGTTTAGGAGGCGAGGCTATTGAACGCGTGCTTAATCAGCCAGAAGAGAAGGAGTTCCTTGTCCTAAAAATTGGATATTTCCAAATCAACTGTAAAGATGATGAAGTATTCAATTACAGGTTTAAAAGAGGAGATCACTTAGTGAAGTGGATCTCGGTCCTGAGGCCTGCCTTAGAGACTACGTCACGTGAGTACATCAACACGTTGACTATCGCCGTGACTCGATACGAGTACGCCAATGTCTATCACACAATGACCGACTGGTATAATGCATTCCTTATGCTCGTGTTCTTCAATGTTCGGAGTCTAAGCGCCAATATTTTGTTCGTTGATAGCCATCCATTAGGAGGATTAGACACAGTTTGGACAACTTTGTTCGGAAGAGTTGTGCGAGCTGGTCAGCTGCAGCAAGCACTTCACTTCGATACTCTTATATGGAATATCCAAGGTTATAAAAGTCCCATGTATCATCACGATTTACCATCAATTCCACACATTGAAccatttagaatattttttcttGGAAAACACAACATTCCagacaacaaaatattgaattgtGATAAATTATTGATTCGTTTTCTTTGGAGACGAGATTATGTTGCTCATCCTAGAAATCCAAAAGGAACTGTGAGTCGCAAAGTCAAAAACGAGAAAGAAATTGAAGATTCCGTCGCTAAGTTGTACCCCAACCATTTAATTGAAAGTTTCCAGACGGAAAATATGAGTATGACTGACCAGCTATCTGCCATTGTTAACACGGACATTCTGATAGGCATGCACGGGGCGGGCCTAACACTGGCACTTTTCCTGCCCAAACACGCAGGACTCATAGAGATCTACCCCAAATATTGGTCCTCCGACAACGCCCATTTTAGGGCAATAGCAAGATGGAGAAATCTTCATTACATTCACTGGCAAAATGTGGAGAGCAAAAACGAATTCACAAATCATTACACATATGTCCCTCCTTCTGTGGTTCACAGATTGTTGTCTAATACTATTTTGAATATGTGCAAGGCTCAAAAAGGGCATAGCTAG
- the LOC128179706 gene encoding uncharacterized protein LOC128179706 isoform X2 — protein MKGCRMKFPWKYFLTVILLVYIVSIYYIHSHVYERVAQLNDNHQNNQISLHPHVPPKQTLPHTRYYSVNAIGSVSFSSLKIAPDKTFTAWSKAKSSFCDDNFIGYDNLFAHLRNAYLDPSFSSGRLGGEAIERVLNQPEEKEFLVLKIGYFQINCKDDEVFNYRFKRGDHLVKWISVLRPALETTSREYINTLTIAVTRYEYANVYHTMTDWYNAFLMLVFFNVRSLSANILFVDSHPLGGLDTVWTTLFGRVVRAGQLQQALHFDTLIWNIQGYKSPMYHHDLPSIPHIEPFRIFFLGKHNIPDNKILNCDKLLIRFLWRRDYVAHPRNPKGTVSRKVKNEKEIEDSVAKLYPNHLIESFQTENMSMTDQLSAIVNTDILIGMHGAGLTLALFLPKHAGLIEIYPKYWSSDNAHFRAIARWRNLHYIHWQNVESKNEFTNHYTYVPPSVVHRLLSNTILNMCKAQKGHS, from the coding sequence GATGCAGAATGAAATTTCCTTGGAAGTACTTTTTGACTGTGATCCTTCTGGTGTACATAGTCAGCATATATTATATTCACTCTCATGTCTACGAACGAGTCGCACAGCTAAATGATAACCATCAAAATAACCAGATTAGCCTACATCCTCACGTACCACCTAAACAGACATTACCACACACCCGATACTATTCTGTCAATGCCATTGGCAGTGTCTCCTTTTCGAGTCTTAAAATCGCTCCAGACAAAACCTTTACCGCATGGTCAAAAGCAAAGTCTTCCTTCTGTGACGATAATTTTATAGGCTATGATAATTTATTTGCTCACTTAAGGAATGCTTACCTTGATCCATCATTCAGTTCGGGTCGTTTAGGAGGCGAGGCTATTGAACGCGTGCTTAATCAGCCAGAAGAGAAGGAGTTCCTTGTCCTAAAAATTGGATATTTCCAAATCAACTGTAAAGATGATGAAGTATTCAATTACAGGTTTAAAAGAGGAGATCACTTAGTGAAGTGGATCTCGGTCCTGAGGCCTGCCTTAGAGACTACGTCACGTGAGTACATCAACACGTTGACTATCGCCGTGACTCGATACGAGTACGCCAATGTCTATCACACAATGACCGACTGGTATAATGCATTCCTTATGCTCGTGTTCTTCAATGTTCGGAGTCTAAGCGCCAATATTTTGTTCGTTGATAGCCATCCATTAGGAGGATTAGACACAGTTTGGACAACTTTGTTCGGAAGAGTTGTGCGAGCTGGTCAGCTGCAGCAAGCACTTCACTTCGATACTCTTATATGGAATATCCAAGGTTATAAAAGTCCCATGTATCATCACGATTTACCATCAATTCCACACATTGAAccatttagaatattttttcttGGAAAACACAACATTCCagacaacaaaatattgaattgtGATAAATTATTGATTCGTTTTCTTTGGAGACGAGATTATGTTGCTCATCCTAGAAATCCAAAAGGAACTGTGAGTCGCAAAGTCAAAAACGAGAAAGAAATTGAAGATTCCGTCGCTAAGTTGTACCCCAACCATTTAATTGAAAGTTTCCAGACGGAAAATATGAGTATGACTGACCAGCTATCTGCCATTGTTAACACGGACATTCTGATAGGCATGCACGGGGCGGGCCTAACACTGGCACTTTTCCTGCCCAAACACGCAGGACTCATAGAGATCTACCCCAAATATTGGTCCTCCGACAACGCCCATTTTAGGGCAATAGCAAGATGGAGAAATCTTCATTACATTCACTGGCAAAATGTGGAGAGCAAAAACGAATTCACAAATCATTACACATATGTCCCTCCTTCTGTGGTTCACAGATTGTTGTCTAATACTATTTTGAATATGTGCAAGGCTCAAAAAGGGCATAGCTAG